The Drosophila mauritiana strain mau12 chromosome 2R, ASM438214v1, whole genome shotgun sequence genome has a segment encoding these proteins:
- the LOC117136822 gene encoding putative gustatory receptor 59d produces MADLVKLCLKIAYAYGRFTGVINFKIDLKTGQPLVTRRATLTSVSTHLLIFALLLYHTLQKSVVTVMWKYANSLHEYVFLVIAGFRVVCVFLALVSRWSQRRTFMELFNSFWRLCQRNPRIIQYCRRSIVSKFFFVTVTEILQVIVTLAMLRNRLSIALALRIWAILSLTAIINVIITQYFVATACVRGRYALLNKDLQAIVHESQSLVPNGSGVFVTKCCYLADRLERIAKSQSDLQELIENLSTAYDGEVICLVITYYLNMLGTSYMLFSISKHGSLGNNLPMVITLCAIAYFGFYVFDCWLNAFNVFYLLDAHDKMVRILNKRTLFQPGLDHRLEMVFESFALNLVRNPLKLQMYGLFEFGRGTSFAVGNSLLTHSLLLIQYDVQNF; encoded by the exons ATGGCTGACCTGGTGAAATTGTGTTTGAAAATCGCATATGCCTACGGACGATTTACTGGCGTAATCAACTTTAAGATTGATTTGAAAACGGGTCAACCGCTAGTTACCAGAAGAGCTACGCTTACTTCAGTCAGCACACACTTGCTTATCTTTGCCCTACTCCTCTACCATACACTGCAAAAAAGTGTAGTGACCGTCATGTGGAAGTACGCCAATTCCCTTCACGAATACGTGTTCCTGGTCATCGCCGGCTTTCGCGTAGTCTGCGTCTTCCTAGCTCTGGTCAGTCGATGGTCGCAGCGTCGCACCTTCATGGAGCTCTTCAACTCATTCTGGAGACTGTGTCAGAGAAATCCTCGGATAATCCAGTACTGCCGTAGGAGCATCGTTAGCAAATTCTTTTTCGTCACAGTCACAGAGATACTGCAAGTCATAGTCACCTTGGCCATGCTGAGGAATCGGCTGAGCATCGCTCTGGCTCTGCGCATTTGGGCCATATTGAGTCTGACGGCCATAATAAACGTGATCATCACGCAGTACTTTGTGGCCACGGCGTGTGTGCGAGGACGCTATGCGCTTCTGAACAAGGACCTTCAGGCGATTGTGCACGAATCCCAGTCGCTGGTTCCCAACGGAAGTGGCGTCTTCGTGACCAAGTGTTGTTACCTCGCGGATCGCTTGGAGCGCATAGCCAAATCCCAGTCTGACCTGCAGGAGCTCATCGAAAACTTGTCAACGGCATACGACGGCGAAGTGATCTGCCTGGTCATCACCTACTATCTGAACATGCTGGGCACCTCGTATATGCTCTTCAGCATTAGCAAGCATGGCAGTCTTGGGAATAACCTGCCCATGGTCATCACTCTTTGTGCCATTGCCTACTTCGGATTTTACGTCTTCGATTGCTGGCTCAACGCGTTTAATGTGTTCTACCTTCTTGATGCCCACGATAAGATGGTTAGGATTCTGAATAAGCGAACTTTGTTTCAGCCAGGACTGGATCACAGACTGGAAATGGTT TTTGAAAGCTTTGCTCTGAACCTGGTGCGGAATCCATTGAAGCTCCAAATGTACGGCCTATTCGAGTTTGGTCGAGGAACATCCTTTGCCGTGGGCAACTCCCTGTTAACACACTCCCTTCTCCTCATTCAATACGACGTGCAAAACTTCTAA